In the Glycine max cultivar Williams 82 chromosome 6, Glycine_max_v4.0, whole genome shotgun sequence genome, gagaaatcCAACAAAGGTTACTTTCATAAGTTATAATTAGAGATTGtcataaaatacttttaatggtataattttgttatcatactctaactaaaaaataagttgGATTCACCGAGAAATCTCATacgtaaaaatattattattttaaaactttatacGACACATGAGAGTATTGAATTCCTTGTTTACTTTCTCAAGAAtgatttacaaatatttaaacaaGCATATCTTCAATTTTAAGTTCCCCTCCCCATTACCTTTTTGTCGTAAAAGGAAAGAAGAGATAAGGATATGAATATGGTgccaaaaaaaagtataaataaaactcttttttttacccTCACCCTCACCCTTCTCCTTTCCTTAACCTTAACacaaacacaagttttttttttaattaaaaagaatgaaaaaggcACATGACGAAAACAAAGAAGGCCCCCCATTAATTTATTGGGGCAATTAAAGTTATCAAGTATGAATGAATGCATGGGAAAATTGCAAAGAAGGGTAGTGTTGCCACCTTCTAGTCTCCAACACTTATAAAGAGAGGTGGTCCCAAAGGTAAAGCAGCATATCATCTTCTTCCCTACACACACGTCCGCGTGGAAGAGCTAATATGCTTTTCATTCGCTCAAGCATTGCCTTTCATTGTGCTTAAAAGGAAAACCTTTGTACATATATATTTGTGTTGTTTAGAAACATCTCATCATCACCACACTTACCTAGCTCACACTCAAGGCCAGCGTAgaccaaaaatgaaaggaaacaaCCCTTATTTGATTGTGGTTCTCGTACAAGCCATATATGCTGCTATGTTCCTTCTCTCAAAAGCTGCATTCGATCATGGCATGAACAATTTCATCTTTGTCTTCTATAGACAGGCAGTAGCAACCATCTTTCTCACCCCTTTCACTTTCTTCTTCGAATGGTATGTAGAAATTATATGTCTTTTTTATACTCATGATGAATATATCAATCTAAATTCAACCTGTTTAACAATGCCTGTTTTTAACTCAAACCTAGTTTGGCTGTAGGAAAACTGCACCGCCTATGCCCTTTCGGACCTTCTGCAagattttcttcctttctttattTGGGTATGTCCAAATACTGAATTGACATAATGCATTAAAGTTGAAGAGATTTGCTGGAAATGAGTTTGAAGCTTATACTTTACAAGTTCACACAACCTTAATTAtatagtgcatgtttggattgcGGTTCAGGCAACTCCAACCTCGTTTCCAAAAGCATTCTCTTGTTACTTCTGCAGTGAAGGAACATTGGAATTCATGCTGCCACAATTCCAACGCGCGGCAATAGAAACATGCCTATATATGATTCAAACTATATGGAGATGGTGTAGTAGATTGTTCTTTTTACTTTTCCCCTTCATTAAAGTTGAGTTGGTGATACTAAATTTCAGGATTACTTTAAGCTTGGACATATATGGTATCGGCCTTATTTACACCTCAGCAACTTTGGCTGCTGCTACCACAAACTGTCTTCCAGCTATCACCTTCTTCTTGGCGTTCCTACTAAGGTAAAATTATACAGCAGATCATGCTGGATCATTTGATTGCTTTgcaatattttaatcaattatattatatagtaaGTTATTCCACCTTTTAAGTCAAATCTAACTTTGAGCCTAAGCATCTTGGTCACACACAATTCAAAGGAATCGTGCTATCTCTTGTGCCAAACAAAACTTAATCAAATTATGTCAATTGTTCGACCAAATACATGATCTTTTAAAGGTGATTAAGATTCCAGTTCTCAGCTATTACATTACATCTATATGAATTACACTCGGAGCGCACCTAATATATTAATTACCATATTCCTATTCTCTTATGAAAGTATAAATCAATTAAGCACATGTAGCTTTATTATAGATCATGTGACCATTTATAGTGGATATGTAGTAAAATTTAGacaaagagaacttaattgacAGGTATATActttaaatacatatatatgaaTTACCTGCTTGACGATTGACATCAAAAGcagaaaaagataaagataaagcaCTTTAAAAGAAGACGTATCAGATTTGAGATTCCATCCATATTTCCAATTGTAAATCTTTCAAGTGATTCCTCAcctggtatttttttttgtccttaattATGTTTCTATAATTTGTGCAAAGCTGTCAAAAGTTTGAGCTGGCCTAACGTCCGATATTATAAGCTTAGCTCACCTCCAAAAGAAACCTACATATTAATTATGTCGCTAAGATGTAGGTCATGaacttcaaattaataattattttgaaatttaaaaaaaattatataaaaaataaaactcaatagAGGATTGACTGTGGAGATTAATCCCCATCGGATCTATCAGTAATGGAAGATACATTTAAGAATTCGACACAGGTGTGTATTTGTGCACGCAATTAAGGAAGTGTTACATAGATCGTATGACAAGACACTTTCAGATGTTGTGACAAGGTCAAAGTACTTACTAGCTATAGGGAAGACAACTTTACTTTTCTCTTTCAACTTTTGGAATGTATTTGGTATATCTTTTGGCTTCCACCTGTAATTAGCATTAATATGTTCCATGTGTAAGTACTAAGTTTACATTTTTCTATTTGAGTACATTGAGAGATTTATTTTacggaaaaaaattaataagttattgAGGAGGAAATAActggttaaattttttaaaaaaattgaaacagcaaaaatattatttggttaaaACATAATGGTCTAGTCTATAGgcacatatatttttatcagagttttagtcattaattttttttattaatgattatagcacttctctttttttctgGATTAAGTGAATCATTcctttgaaagagaaaaattactCGTTTAGTTCTTTGGTTTTAGCATATTGGGATCGAGCAATTTAGATTTTCTCTACTAACACCTACAGTAATTAGAAACTCACTATTAATCCACATATGAATTTTTCATTTCAGGATTgagagtttgaaaataaagacgACCCCTGGAATTGCTAAGTTGATAGGGGTTGTGGCATGCTTGGCTGGTGCAGCAACCTTTGCCTTTTATAAAGGCCCTTCTTTGAAATTTCTAAGCCATTTTCATCTTTTGGATTACCATAAAAGCATTCAACATCAAGGTCATGCTCAATCCGGTGCATGGATAAAGGGTTGCTTCCTCATGCTCCTCTCCAACACGTTTTTCGGGCTATGGCTTGTACTACAGGTaaccttaattaatttttctttaatttagcGATCAATTAATTCATAAGTCATAATAATtcttaattactaattaattaatattttatatatccaGACTTTTATTATAAAAGGGTACCCTTCAAAGCTGCTCTTCACAACTATTCAGTGTTTCTTAAGTTCAATTCAGTCTTTTGTCATTGCCTTGGCCGTAGAAAGGgacattgaacaatggaagttgGGTTGGAATGTCAGGCTCCTCGCCGTACTATATTGTGTAATCCTCTTAATCTTTCCAATTAAATTGATTAGTTCATGACTTTTATCTCtatctctatatatatacatatgtggTGAAAAGAGATTTATAATCTATAGacttattacaattaatttatcataatagGGAATTATGGTCACCGGTGTCTCATATTACTTACAAACATGGGTCATAGAAAAGAAAGGACCCGTGTTTCTAGCCATGTCAACTCCATTGGCTCTCATTATTACAATCTTTGCCTCTGCAGCTGTGTTGGGTGAGATAATCAGTTTGGGAAGGTACAACTTTGTTCCACTAATAAATTTTCCAAAGTTTATAATTAACTGCTAtttataaattgcaaattatttcATTAAGTTTTACTCTAATACAATACTCAGATTGGTCTAATTCCTTCCTTAACAAGACACTTACCATGTGTTATGACTTATGTGTTATTCTGATGGAATATAATCAATCTAAAAGTACATGTGACAATATCAGTCTctccattaaattaaaattactaattaattaattcagtGATTGCTTTGATCAGTCTTCTAGGAGGGTTCGTATTGATTCTAGGACTGTACAGCGTATTGTGGGGAAAGAACAGGGAGCACATGCCAAAAGCCACATTAGACATGGAGCAAGCATCATCGGGTTAATGAGAGTTATGGGATTAATGCAATTGGCAATTGCGATGATATGTGAGAAGAGGAAATATATTCTTCGGAGTGTTGCCAAAATTTTGCCAACAACTAATACCATCGTAATAACATACATCAAAGCTCTTTAAGCTGCCAAATGTGCCAAAgagtaaatttaaatataaatgtttCTGACTTCTTTTTGGCTAAAAACAAGGAGTCAATATATATTGGGTTGTTCTAgggtgttattttattttgaataattttatattctctTACAATATCTTTTCATTACTTTTAtggtgtagtattttttttaataagaatttaattagaattatcTTTCCATCATAATATATTGGGTTGTAaggtgttattttattttgaataatttatattcTCGCACGAtatcttttaatttcattaCTTTTCGCTCTGTTTGGTATAAACCACGAAATTAAGTTGGAGACAGAAACGGGAAATAATGTCACAGGTAAATAGTATATTTCGAAAATCACATTTGGTCAATTGAAGAAAAAAGTGCAAAGCACTGATTCATTATCCATCAAATACTACACAATATTATTAGAAGTCTCATGCCCGTTTTAGATGATTAATTCCTCCAAATATAGCCATGAAACCAAGGTATTGGTTGTACGACACACGACCCTGAAGTTCAATTTGCCATACACTCTTCTTATACAGAAGACTATAATTAGAAATAACAAGAATAATTGTGAAATGGTATTACAaaggttcttttatttttatctgcatttaatatatttagaaattaaatataattcataTCATCACAATATATTGTAtagtaacatttttaaaactcactttttttcatcatgttaactattttttcttacttttttgttttatcatattaagaatatactttttgtttctttgatatacaaaaaataatataaacatgaCATACTAATACAATTTCACTGCATATATATACTATAAGCCTTAGGAGTTCCGTCAGCCTTTTTATTGGTGTAGAGTTCCGTTAGCATCTTGAATTCATTCAAGTCACAAAGTTTGAAAGTTAAACCATACAAGTTATGTTGCGTTAGCATCcatcttgaattaattatgatgtATGACATTAATGAATCAAATTACCAATCATATACTtcattttatatcaattatttatatatttttatttattactatagttatttttgtgtttaaaaaaattgaaatatcatACATCGCACAATAGGTAGATAGCTAGtgatttacaaatatttaaacaattatatttcTTCAATCTTAAGTTTCCTCCCCGTCTCCTTTTTGTCGTAAAAGAGTTAAGAGATAAGGATATGAATATGGtgcaaaaaaagtataaaactaCAAATAGTAGTATAAAACTTGGAGAAAtcagtgaattaaaaaaataactttgagAAATGCTACATGACCATGCACTTTctcattgattaaaatttattaaaaattataatatttgatagTTTTActcttacatatatttttttaataattctctctttcaattttataattttaaataaattttaactaataaaaaatattaaaaaatatgttcctGTGTCCTAACATTCATCTAACACTTTTTTTACCTTCACCATTTTCCTTTCCTTAATCTCAACACAAACACAacatacatgtttttttttcattaaacttaaatttaggTCTGATTCCTATATAGTTTTacaaatatgtaattttgatctctacaaaatttaattgcagaatttttaaaattgaacaatTTTAGTCCATCATTAATCTATCAtctaaaattaaacaataaatattaatgtgaTCATAATTGATAACATGTGTTACTAACTTATTTACATaagaatttaataatatttaaaaaatataaaatttactttcatacattttaaaaattatttctttcaactaaaattttcaaatagttattttttttaatttttaaaatgtattaaaataatttatattctttatttttagtattattaattttaaatgtgaaTAAGATAGTAACACGTTTTGATCAGGGTCACATTTACttctttttgtctaattttggattacaaattaatgatagactaaaattattcttttttaaaaactttgtcAATCAAATGGACatgcaattaaatttttataagaatcaaaatagaatattgatgatattatttttacaataataatttatcatgtgAATGATTAATCTTTGTCCAAGATAATGAATTAGCGCATATTATAGGtaagtatttttcttttgatataatttatttcatattcaatACGTTGATTAATTAAAAGACATATATTGCTATTATTTGTGTCAACTGGTCTGTATCCATGATATTATAATCACTAAAAAAAAGTGGATTTaagtctttttattattatgaaaaaaaaatgaaaaagacacATGACGAAAACAAAGAAGATCCCCATTAATTTATTGGGGGCAATTGAGGCAACAAGCAGGAAGGTATGAATGAAATGCATGGGAATTGCAAAGAAGGGTAGTGACACCTTCAAGTCTCCaacacaaaatataaattaaagaaaggtGGTCCCAAAGGTAAAGCAGCAAAGAGGATCCGGATCCATATATCTTCCCTACTTACACACCCGCGTAGAAGAACTAATATACTTTTCATTAGCTCAAGCACTGCCTTTCATTGTGCTTAATTAAAAGGCAAACCTTTGTACATGTGCGTTGTTTTGAAACATCTCATCACCACACTAATTATCTCACACTCAAAGCTATAgaccaaattaaaatgaaaggaaaCAACCCCTATTTGGTTGTGATTCTCATACAAACCATATATGCTGCTATGATTCTTCTCTCAAAAGTGGCATTCGATCATGGCATGGACAGTTTTATCTTCGTCTTCTATAGACAGGCAGCAGCAACCCTCTTTTTGACCCCTTTCACTTTCTTCTTCGAATGGTATGTAGAAAtattgtcatatatatatatatatatatactcacgATCAACTTCTTTTCCCGGGACAACAAATTAATGCCagtttttaagttaattatcaTTTTGGATGTAGGAAAACTGCACCACCTATGCCTTTTTGGACCTTCTGcaagatttttttcatttctttatttgGGTATGTGCAAATACTGAATTGACATACTTCACAAGTTCACAtcatcttaattatttatatgtgtGATTCAAACTATGGAGATGGTGTGGTAGattgttccttttttatttttcctcttcattAAAATTGTGTTGGCGATACTAAATTTCAGGATTACTTTAACCTTGGAAATATATGGTATCGCCCTTATTTACACTTCAGTAACTTTGGCTGCTGCTACTTCAAACTCTCTTCCAGCAATCACCTTCTTCTTGGCACTCCTACTAAGGTAAGGTTGAGTTCAGCTTACCACCAACCTAATGGaagctatatatatagatatatttatGATATGTTTGGCATGACTGTGCGGTGAATCAAATTCGATTTTAAAACCATGGTACCCTTGAAGTGCTACTACCCCAGAGTTGTTTTACAAAAATCACgttttttatgtgattttatTGGATTCACCATGATTTTGGTGCTATCCAAACAAACACTTTAAAATATAGCACAAAAAGTATGCATTTATTGATACGTAGTTATGGTTGAAAAACAACTCAAATTTTTAGGAGATTAcctaaatttaagaaaatattgtttttttcttataatcttttcttatttttttatggtgttgcttttttaatttaatgaagttCTCTCACTATGTCTGAAGTGATGCATATGTTTTTTTCCCAACAATAGGGAAGACaacatttcttttctctttcaacTTTTGGAATATACTAGTATTTGGTATCGTTTGGTTTTCAAAGTACAGAATGTTTGGCATCTACCCCAGCAAAACGGATCGCTTTGAACTGTGTGACACTTCATAATTAAATAGGCCTTTCACGCAATATGCTATATATTAATCCACATATGAATTTTTCATTTCAGGATTgagagtttgaaaataaagacgACCCCTGGGATTGTTAAGTTGATAGGCATTGTGGCATGCTTGGCTGGTGCAGCAACCCTTGCCTTTTATAAAGGTCCtcctttgaaatttttaagCCATTATCACCTTTTGGATTACCATAAAACCCTACAACATCAAGGTCGTGCTCCATCCGGTGCGTGGATAAAGGGTTGCTTCCTCATGATCCTCTCCAACACGTGTTTCGGGCTATGGTTTGTACTACAGGtaaccttaattaattaatgattccCTTTAATAAGTCACAATAATTCTTAATTActacaataattaatttataatttatctatatatccaggcttttattataaaagtataCCCTTCAAAGCTGCTCTTCACAACTATTCAGTGTTTCTTAAGCTCAATTCAGTCTTTGGTCATTGCCTTGGCAGTAGAAAGGGACATTGAGCAATGGAAGTTAGGTTGGAATGCCAGGCTCCTCGCCGTATTATATTGTGTATAATTATCCTCTTAAACTTGCCAATTATAttcatttacttttattatatgcatatatatgtgGGGCCAGAGATTTGAAATTaatctataaattaatttgtcgTGATAGGGAATTATGGTCACGGGCGTAACATACTACTTACAAACATGGGTTATAGAGAAGAAAGGACCCGTGTTTCTAGCCATGTCAACTCCACTGGTTCTTATTATTACAACCTTCGCTTCTGCAACCATCTTGGGTGAGATTATCAGTTTGGGAAGGTACAATTTAATTCCACTAATAAATTTTCTAAACtttcagtttttttcttttctttagtgGCTATTTATAAATTGGAAATtgatacattttattattttaagttttaacgtAACTCCAtactctctctctatatatatagatcGAGATCGGTCTAATTCATGCACATGCACAAGTtaccaattaattaattcaatgatTGCTTTGATCAGTCTTCTCGGAGGATTCATATTGATTCTAGGATTGTACAGCGTATTGTGGGGAAAGAGCAAAGAGCATCACATGCCAAAAGTCTCACTAGACGTGGAGCAAACATCGAGTAATTAAATGAGAATCATGAGATTGCAATTGTGATGATATGCGGAGAACCACGGAAGAAAGGGATGGATATATACTTTGGAGTGATGCAAAAAATTTGCTAGCAACTAATATATCATAGCATTAAAGCGCTTAAAGCCTACAGAGATTTGCCAAAGACAAAATGTAAATGTAAATGCTTGACtgaccccttttttttttggcgaAAACAAGGGGTCAATTATCTTTccatcacaatatatatatatatgataaatcaaGCTAAAATACTAGAGAagagtcttcttttttttaacccaaatattaattttaaaattataatgcattttgcttttaaaattattaagttagtatcctttaaataaaaaatttatccacgTGAAGTAAATCGCACttgattagttaatttttttttatttctgtcaaTTTACTAGctgtcagaaaaaaaaaattgtacgtGTTTAACATGCCAGAAATTATTGTTATAGACCATGAGAAATCATTtgcattgaaaaacaaaaggaagacaatttcataaattgcaaCTTGCTGCGTAGAATAAAGAGTTCTAACTCAATCGATTTAACATGTGAGTCTGATACACTCTCTTCTAtcgtgtttaatttttataaataaataaaaattgttgtataagaatgaattattttaacaaaatacatTAGTTTAGCttaataattttagatttaattacttatttgaaTCCTTATAGTTTcataatttatatcttttaatttctatagttTAAGTTATAGTTTAAGTGTGGTCAATTTAtttcctataatttatatttttattctcttttaatctttatagtttaaaagtgttattataattagttacaaattagttataaattatcttacgataaattaattatgaatgacttgttaatatttttgttattaattgtaattgataatattatttatattttgatggtaaagattaaaagaaaattaaaatataaaatatatgattaaaaagatcattttcaaactatatggattaaaagagaattaaaatgtaaattataagaaataaaaagattaacaataactaaaagaaaattaaaatataaattatatatactacaaaaattactttcaaactgTAAGAACTATAAAAGATACAAATTATGAAATCATAAGTaccaaatgattaattaaactataattttaaaagaaaaatgtactaatttatagtattaaaaaaataattacgctttttatccttaattttttactttttaacaaactttgtccttaaaaaattatttaacgtTTTATCCGATAAATGATTTTCTggaccataaaataaaaatacgcgTCAGCTGTTATATATAAGCACACTATGCTCTCGAGTTGTTGACAAATGTAATAGTACATGTTGGcgttttattttcaaatgtttaGAGTGCATTATAAATTAAGACTTGGACAATGTTTGGTATAAGGGTTGGATTAGTACTCTTactaatgtttttaaataatatatttattttcatatcgaAACACACGTACTAGCTATATAACAAATCAAGGAAAAATACTGGCTTATTTTCTTGAGGCAAAGAAAAAATAGTAGCtaagagtcttttttttagtcaaatataattaatgcattttgcttttaaaattatcaaGTTGGTgatgtctttttaaaaaattccattCACATGAAGTAAGTCGCACTTGATTAGtcgatatttttatttatttatttcaatcacTTTACTTTACTAGCTGCCAGAGAAAATATTGTCGGTGTCTAACATTACCAGAAATTATTATAGACCGTGAGAAAACATTTGCactaaaaaatgaaaggaaGACAAATTCATAAATTGCAAAAACTTGTCGGAtgggaataaatattttttaaaaaaacacattagtTTAATAATTTCGAAAGCAAAATATACtagtttagtaaaaaaaatatttaattgtactttttatttttaactttatatttcttttataaattttgttctaATAATGATACATTTTACCTTTCACttttaaaaatcttttgaattttattcaTACGAAAATTTGACAAAATGGATGGATAACTCCGGATCAAACATTCAAAATGAGTCAACTCAGATCCAATCCTAACTGAATTTCATAGGCCCAATCCTATGTCAGACTATCAAGCCATCGGAcctattcaatttaatttaaaaattaataaaaaaagtttaaaaaattaattctatgtaaataaaaatccaaagacaaaaaattgtttattatacatttttttatctaacaaatattaacaaaatcatttaaattatattttatgaatatttaaattaataatattacttcAGGATTATCACTTATGGatacttattttatgtttaatgaatatgttttacttatttaaaaatataaattataatttaaaattataaattatattaataaattattatattttatttaatatttattatatattactaaTTGGGCTAGGCCGGTTCGAGTTCATTATTCTAACCAACTATAAAATATCCgagagaaagtgaaaaaaaattgtcccaAACATTCttcttttcatatttatgttaaatttcaattggtcctaacatttttttgtgatttttaaccGTCGCTAGATGAACTTATTTAaagtaaatgtttttaacataatGGCAGCTTTTTATGTgccactttatttttattttattttttgtttttcctctttCAATGACCACCATCTTCGTTCTTCTTTTTAACTCATCAAGGATCAGATGAATCATATATTAGTACTcaaaacacattcaaaatttcaaCATTTCTATCTTCATCTAGCTAACTATTATAAATGCGATGAATGCGTCATTACATTCAAAATTAACTACATTATATTGAATCCGGTTCCATTAGAAATCGAGATTTAGCAGTACCAGTAACACacaatcaataaattaacattGTGGTATTATAACATTTCACATTCAAGGATCAAGACCTATACGAGTAAGAATCCATGTATCACACTTTAGAATCTAATTTCAACCAATGCAAACGAACGAGAAAGTCTTACGAATTTCAAACTCAGAGacaaaaacaccaaaaaaatatatatataaaaaggtaTATAGGAAATTACATCTTGCATATTTCGACTTGGCACTCTTTGTGTTCGTATTCTTGCCTGATATTTTTTTCAGC is a window encoding:
- the LOC100804562 gene encoding auxin-induced protein 5NG4-like yields the protein MKGNNPYLIVVLVQAIYAAMFLLSKAAFDHGMNNFIFVFYRQAVATIFLTPFTFFFEWKTAPPMPFRTFCKIFFLSLFGITLSLDIYGIGLIYTSATLAAATTNCLPAITFFLAFLLRIESLKIKTTPGIAKLIGVVACLAGAATFAFYKGPSLKFLSHFHLLDYHKSIQHQGHAQSGAWIKGCFLMLLSNTFFGLWLVLQTFIIKGYPSKLLFTTIQCFLSSIQSFVIALAVERDIEQWKLGWNVRLLAVLYCGIMVTGVSYYLQTWVIEKKGPVFLAMSTPLALIITIFASAAVLGEIISLGSLLGGFVLILGLYSVLWGKNREHMPKATLDMEQASSG
- the LOC100804562 gene encoding auxin-induced protein 5NG4-like isoform X1, whose protein sequence is MFGCRKTAPPMPFRTFCKIFFLSLFGITLSLDIYGIGLIYTSATLAAATTNCLPAITFFLAFLLRIESLKIKTTPGIAKLIGVVACLAGAATFAFYKGPSLKFLSHFHLLDYHKSIQHQGHAQSGAWIKGCFLMLLSNTFFGLWLVLQTFIIKGYPSKLLFTTIQCFLSSIQSFVIALAVERDIEQWKLGWNVRLLAVLYCGIMVTGVSYYLQTWVIEKKGPVFLAMSTPLALIITIFASAAVLGEIISLGSLLGGFVLILGLYSVLWGKNREHMPKATLDMEQASSG
- the LOC100798379 gene encoding WAT1-related protein At5g64700 isoform X2 gives rise to the protein MKGNNPYLVVILIQTIYAAMILLSKVAFDHGMDSFIFVFYRQAAATLFLTPFTFFFEWITLTLEIYGIALIYTSVTLAAATSNSLPAITFFLALLLRIESLKIKTTPGIVKLIGIVACLAGAATLAFYKGPPLKFLSHYHLLDYHKTLQHQGRAPSGAWIKGCFLMILSNTCFGLWFVLQAFIIKVYPSKLLFTTIQCFLSSIQSLVIALAVERDIEQWKLGWNARLLAVLYCGIMVTGVTYYLQTWVIEKKGPVFLAMSTPLVLIITTFASATILGEIISLGSLLGGFILILGLYSVLWGKSKEHHMPKVSLDVEQTSSN
- the LOC100798379 gene encoding WAT1-related protein At5g64700 isoform X3; the protein is MKGNNPYLVVILIQTIYAAMILLSKVAFDHGMDSFIFVFYRQAAATLFLTPFTFFFEWKTAPPMPFWTFCKIFFISLFGITLTLEIYGIALIYTSVTLAAATSNSLPAITFFLALLLRIESLKIKTTPGIVKLIGIVACLAGAATLAFYKGPPLKFLSHYHLLDYHKTLQHQGRAPSGAWIKGCFLMILSNTCFGLWFVLQAFIIKVYPSKLLFTTIQCFLSSIQSLVIALAVERDIEQWKLGNYGHGRNILLTNMGYREERTRVSSHVNSTGSYYYNLRFCNHLG
- the LOC100798379 gene encoding WAT1-related protein At5g64700 isoform X1 encodes the protein MKGNNPYLVVILIQTIYAAMILLSKVAFDHGMDSFIFVFYRQAAATLFLTPFTFFFEWKTAPPMPFWTFCKIFFISLFGITLTLEIYGIALIYTSVTLAAATSNSLPAITFFLALLLRIESLKIKTTPGIVKLIGIVACLAGAATLAFYKGPPLKFLSHYHLLDYHKTLQHQGRAPSGAWIKGCFLMILSNTCFGLWFVLQAFIIKVYPSKLLFTTIQCFLSSIQSLVIALAVERDIEQWKLGWNARLLAVLYCGIMVTGVTYYLQTWVIEKKGPVFLAMSTPLVLIITTFASATILGEIISLGSLLGGFILILGLYSVLWGKSKEHHMPKVSLDVEQTSSN